The genomic interval ATACCAGGCATATTCCAGTCAGTAACCAAAAAATCAATACCCCCTTGCTGTAAAATTGGTAATGCTGTTTGACCATCGTCAGCCTCAGCGGTATTGTTAAACCCCAGATCACGTAATAAATTCTTTATTATTCGACGCATTGTAGAAAAATCATCTACAACCAAAATTTTCATGTTTTTATCCATTAATTGGTCTCCAAACTATTCTCTTTTTCCATTTCAGACGTTACTGCAATCCTTTCCTAACCAATTTGCCATTCTTGCCTTAAGCCTGATTAATGCCTGGCTATGAATTTGACTAACTCGTGATTCACTTACTCCAATAACGGCACCAATCTCTCGGAGATTAAGCTCTTCGTCATAATAAAGCGTTAATACCAATCGTTCACGTTCCGGTAGACCAGAAATCCCCTCTGCCAGACAGCGTTTAAAGTCCTCTACCAGTAATCCTTGATCAGGATTTGTTGATTTATCTGCTACCAAGCTAGACATGGCATCTTCATCAACACCAATATCTTCAAAGCTCAATACACGGTGACCACTAACATCTTGTAACACCTTATAATAAGCGTTGAGATCTAACTCCATTGCCTCTGCAACCTCATGGTCGCGCGCATCACGACCCTGTTTATGTTCAATTTCGCGTACTGCTTTAGCCATCTCTCTGGCCTTGCGGTGCACTGATCGTGGCACCCAATCGCCTTTGCGAATTTCATCAAGCATCGCGCCACGCACCCGAATACCGGCATACGTTTCAAAGCTTGCGCCCTGGCTAGCATCATAATTTCGTGCTGCCTCCAACAGACCAATCATCCCCGCCTGAATTAAATCATCCGCTTGCACACTTGCTGGCAGTCGACCTATCAAGTGATAAGCAATGCGTTTTACCAACGATGCATGGCGAACTATCACTTCATTCTGTTCCGAGCCGTTAGACTTTACCGATGCATACATTGCTGCGCCATTCATGACTGTGCCCCTTGAGCATACTGATCACCAATCAAGCGTTCCCAAAAAAACTCTAAATGCCCCTGAGCTTCAGTAGGTACAGGCCATTTATCGACCTTTTGAGCCAAATTTTTAAATGCCATAGATGCTTTACTCCTAGGATAGGCTTCAACCAATGGTTTTTGTTTTTGTATTGCCTTACGTAAATATTCGTCATAGGGAATGGCACCCATAAAATCGAGCGTGACATCAAGAAAACGATTGGTCACCGCTGTCAATTTTTTATACAAGGCTTGTCCTTCTGCTGCACCTGCGACCATATTAGTAATCACCCTAAATCGATTAACACCGTATTCGCAGCGGAGTGTTTTAATCATGGCGTAGGCATCGGTCATTGATGCAGGTTCGTCACACACCACAATGATCACTTCTTGTGCTGCCCGGGTAAAATTGAGTACCGATTCAGATATACCTGCGGCAGTATCGATTAACATCACATCAAGATCGGTATTAAGTTCACTGAACGCATTAACCAAACCACCACGTTCTACACTCGACAAATCAGCCATCGCTTGCATACCTGACGCACCCGGAACAATTTTCAGACCACCTGGTGCGGTAACAATAATTTCTTCAAGCTCACATTCACCACTCATAACATGAGAAAGGTTTTTTCTTGGGTGTAAACCAAGTAACACATCCACATTAGCAAGCCCTAAATCAGCATCAAGTAGCAACACGTTCTTACCTTGACGTGCCATAGTGACACCCAGGTTTATTGAAATATTGGTTTTTCCAACACCGCCTTTACCACCCGTAACGGCAATAACACGTACTGGGCCACTAGCATGCATCTGTCTCAAGCCATGCGCCTGATCATAGGGTGAACTAGTGGTAAGCATTAGCTGCACTCCCGCCAAGCACAATCGCTAATGCTTCCCAGTCAAATATTTGGTCGTTATCTTGAGTTAATGCTACTGCTTCACTAACCAAACTGTGTGGTCTTGCAAGATGCAAATCCTCAGGCACACGCTGGCCATCACAGACATAAGCAAGTGGCATTTTTGAATGAATTAATGAGCCTAATGCCGCACCAAGGTTTTCTGCCTCATCAGTTTTAGTCAAAATACATGCGCTTGGCTTAAGCTCTGAAAATACCTCAAAGCATTTTTCCATACTTGAAAGCTGGGAGTTGGCTGACAAGACTAAATAGGTATCAAATAATTCTCGGTTTTTAATTAATGGCTGGATACGTTGTTTAAATCCCATATCACGTGGACTAACTCCTGCGGTATCAATCAACACCAGTTTTTTATCAAGAAGGTTGTCTAATATAGTCTCCAGATTTTCTTCTTCACTTAAAAGGTGCAGTGGCACATCGAGAATACGGCTATAAACACGTAATTGCTCGTAGGCACCAACACGGTAATTATCAGCAGTCACTAAAGCGACGCTTTTAGGCCCGTGACGTAACACATAACGTGCAGCCAATTTAGCGATAGTAGTCGTTTTACCAACACCAGTAGGCCCAACCATTGCGATCACACCACCGTTATTCAATACGTCATCATCTGACACGTTAACCTGGGAGGCGAGTTGTGCCAAAGCCTGGCGCCAGTTATGTTCAATGTCATTACTGTTATCAATATTATTCGAAATTTTCTGGCAAATACTTGCATTAAGTCCCAAACTCATTAAGCGCTTGAGAAGCTCAGTGCGCTGAGGGTGCCGTCTTTCAAAATCACCCCAGGCCAAACCCGATAATTGGTCTTCAACAACATGGCGTAGTGACGACAGTTCTGCTTGCATTTTTTCTAGCGCGGGCTCTTGTAACCAAGTAAGCTCTGTTGAACTCTTGATGGCTGCTGCGGCCTGCTGTGCCTGAGCTTCCTCCCGCGCCGGCGCTTTATCTTTAGCTGCAACAGACTTTTTAGCACGATGCTGTGAAAATGAGGTCACTGACTTTTGTGCAGCCTGTTTCTCAGCTTTATGAACTGACTCTGATAAAGTATTGGCGTCGTAATCTATCGCCGCGATCAATTCAATACCGCCATCGACTTCTCGATTGGCTAGAATCACGGCATCTGAACCGAATGCCTGGCGCACCTCACGCATGGCTATTCGTGCATCTTCAGCAAAAAATCGTTTTACCTTCATTTATTATTATCCCGTATTATTTATTGCTACTAAGCGTTCGCGCCGACGGTCGCCACAATCTTAATTTGTTTACTATCCGGTACCTCGTTATAAGACAGTACTTTCAAATTAGGAATCGAGTGCTTCACAAAACGAGCAATCAAATTTCTAACTGCAGCCGATACCAATACTACGGCAGCATTACCCGCGGCCTCCTGGCGCTGCGTCATTGTAATAAGAGTCTGGTGCATTCTGTCTGCAAGCCCTGGTTCGAGTGCCACACCAGATTGATCTGGCCCTTGCAGTGAGTTTTGCAATATCTGTTCCAGCGCAGGATCTAGCGTGATAACTTCCAACTCTTGGCTAATTCCACTGATACTTTGGACAATTGAGCGGCCAAGAGAGATACGAACCATTGCCGTTAAGACGGCGGGGTCTTGACTCTTAGCGCCATTTTCCGCCAAGGTTTCGACGATACTGCGAACGTCACGAATTGCCACACCTTCTTGTAACAAGTTCTTCAATACACGAGATACCACACCGATTGGCAAAACATCTGGGATCAATTCTTCGACTAATTTAGGTGCTGATTGCTCAAGAGTGGCGAGTAATTGCTGCACCTCATCTCTGCCCAATAATTCATCAGCATGAGATTGAATTAACTGCGTGATATGCGTCGCAACAACCGTGCTGGCATCAACGACGGTGTAACCCATTGTTTGTGCTTCATCACGTTGACGTGTTTCTATCCATACTGCCTCAAGACCAAATGCGGGATCTTTTGTTGCTATGCCCTTTAGCTCGCCAAACACTTGTCCGGGATTAATAGCAAGATCCATCTCTGGGTGAATCTCTGACTCTGCCAACGTAACGCCAAGCAAGCTAATACGATAAACATTAGGTGTAAGGTCAAGATTGTCACGAATGTGTATCGGTGGAATAAGAAAACCAAGATCTTGCGTCAACTTTTTACGAATACCTCGAATACGAGATAACAGTTGCCCACCCTGGTTTTTATCCACTAACGGAATGAGGCGATAACCTACCTCTAAACCTAAAGCATCGACCGGCACCACATCCTGCCAACCAATTTCCTGGGTCTCATTTTCAGCAGGTGTTTCAGCTATCTCTTCTTCAGCAATTTTCGGTTGTGCTGCACGCTGTGAAACGATATGCGCACCGTATCCTGTAACAGCAGCCATCAAGAGGAATACAACGTTTGGCATGCCGGGTATGACGCCCATAATACCAAGCACTGCTGCCGTAATTGCTAGCGGTTTGGGTGACTCAAACAACTGATTAATCACTTGATCACCCATACTTTCCTTAGCAGAAGACACTCGGGTCACGGTGATCGCTGCGGCAACTGATAATATCAGTGCTGGAATCTGTGCTACTAAACCATCACCAATAGTCAGTAAAGTATAGTTATGTGCTGCATCACTAATATCCAAGCCATGTTGCATAGTCCCAATCAACAAGCCACCAATCAAATTGATGAACAAGATTAAAATTCCAGCAATGGCATCACCACGGACAAATTTACTAGCACCATCCATTGAGCCATAAAAATCCGCTTCTTGGACAATGGTCTCACGCCTTTCTTTGGCTTCATCCTGGTCAATCATCCCTGCGTTAAGATCAGCATCGATTGCCATTTGCTTACCAGGCATAGAATCCAAGGTGAAACGTGCACTGACCTCAGAAATACGCCCTGCGCCCTTGGTCACTACGACGAAATTAATAATTACCAGGATGGCAAATACAACAATACCGACGATATAGTTACCACCAACAACAAAATCACCAAAGGCTTGGATCACCTTACCCGCTGCATCTGTTCCCGTATGGCCTTCCAGTAACACAACACGCGTTGAAGCGACATTCAGTGCCAACCTCAATAATGTTGCCATAAGAATAATGGTCGGGAAGATAGTAAAATCGAGTGGGCGCTTGGTGTAGACACTAGAAAGCAATATTACGATTGAAAACGAAATACTGAATGTAAACAACAAATCCAATAACAAGGGTGGCATAGGCAAAATAATCATCGCCAACATCGCCACCAGAATGATGAATGCCGCTACTCCAGAACGGTTAAATGAGCCAATTGAAATAATATTATTAGGTTGTGAATTTGCAATCATATTGTTACTCTCAAATTAGCACTGTGGCCTAATCATGTTGGTGTTCTTCAGGAACCGGGAAATCAGGCTGGGTCATTTTTTTCTTATTACCTGGTTTTTGTTTTAACTGGTAGACATAGGCCAACAGCTGGGCAACAGCCATATACAAGCCATTCGGAATGGGTTGACCAATTTCAGTACTATAAAATAGTGCGCGAGCTAATGGCGGCGCTTCAATACGGGCAACATTATGCGCATCACCAATTTTACGTATATGTAGTGCAATGAGATCGGCACCCTTGGCAACGACAACCGGTGAAGCCATATTTTCCTGGTCATAACGTAGCGCTACGGCAAAATGGCTTGGGTTGGTGACAATAACATCTGCCTCTGGCACTGCCGCCATCATGCGTTGATTTGATGTCTCCATTTGCAATTGGCGAAGACGATTTTTAATTTCTGGATTACCTAACGTATCCTTGTTCTCATCTTTCACTTCTTGCAATGTCATTTTTAATTGCTTGGCGTGGTTCCAAATTTGGAATGGAACATCAATAAGGCTGACGATGATTAAACTGGCAGAAAGGAACAGAAACCCCCAAACAACGAAATCAATAGCAGCACCAAGCCCAACCACTAAGCCTTGATTAGACAAACTGATAATCCAACCAGCGTTGAACCACAGCGTTGTCACTAACACAGAAGAAACCAGCAATGCTTTAGTCACTGCTTTAGTTAGCTCCATCAAGGCTTGCACACCAAACATGCGCTTTATCCCTTGCAATAGGCTTATTTTTTCCGCTTTAAAGTGTACTGCTTGCATACTAAAACTGATGCCACCGATTGAAACAGCAGATAAAATAGCCACAGCCACCATCACCATAAAAAGAGGAACCAACATAAGTAGTCCACTTTGAACCTGGTCATATAAGGTTTCTGTCATCATCACTGTATCGAAAGCATATGCCCTTGGAATATTCCAACCACCAGCCAGAATTGACTTCATCGTCTCAGCAATATTGTCGCCCAAAATTAGCAGAGTGCCCGCCGCACCGATAAGCATTGCAACAGTAATCAATTCTCTCGAACGTGCAACCTGGCCTTTTTTAGCTGCATCTTCTAGCTTCTTTGGGGTCGCCTGTTCAGTACGTTCTTGTGCCTTCTCCTCAGCCATCAGACCGGATCCTGAGACAACTCAAATTGATCAATTTGAATAAATCCTTGCTCAAGTAAAGCGATGAATTGATCTGATGCATACGGCAAAGAATAAAGCACAATGATAAAACCTAAGGTAATGGTCACAGCAAAGCCGACACTAAAGATATTAAATTGGGGCGCAGAACGTGTCATCACACCAAAGCCAATATTGACAAATAATAGGCCTGCAACCACAGGTAGTGCGATAAGCACACCACCAGAAAACATAATGGCTGTCCATTCCAGCATTTGCCAAACGCTATCAGTGCTTAGACCTCTCATACTGACAGGCATTATTTCAAAGCTTTTTGCGACAGCCAAAATAATAATAATGTGGCCATTAAGGGCCAGGAATAACAAAGAACCTATTACCGTATATAGACGGCCTACCGCAGGGGTTGGCACACCACTGCCAGGGTCGATAAATTGAGCAAACCCTAAGCCAGTTAGAATTCCAATTAAATGTCCAGCCGTTTCAAGTGTTGTAAAAACAATTCGCAATATCAAACCCATTGCCAAACCAATAATAATCTGGTGGGTTACTACCAGCCATGTGTCCAAGCCAAATGGGTCAACCACCGTTTCTGTGTG from Gammaproteobacteria bacterium carries:
- the flhF gene encoding flagellar biosynthesis protein FlhF; translated protein: MKVKRFFAEDARIAMREVRQAFGSDAVILANREVDGGIELIAAIDYDANTLSESVHKAEKQAAQKSVTSFSQHRAKKSVAAKDKAPAREEAQAQQAAAAIKSSTELTWLQEPALEKMQAELSSLRHVVEDQLSGLAWGDFERRHPQRTELLKRLMSLGLNASICQKISNNIDNSNDIEHNWRQALAQLASQVNVSDDDVLNNGGVIAMVGPTGVGKTTTIAKLAARYVLRHGPKSVALVTADNYRVGAYEQLRVYSRILDVPLHLLSEEENLETILDNLLDKKLVLIDTAGVSPRDMGFKQRIQPLIKNRELFDTYLVLSANSQLSSMEKCFEVFSELKPSACILTKTDEAENLGAALGSLIHSKMPLAYVCDGQRVPEDLHLARPHSLVSEAVALTQDNDQIFDWEALAIVLGGSAANAYH
- a CDS encoding RNA polymerase sigma factor FliA, whose amino-acid sequence is MNGAAMYASVKSNGSEQNEVIVRHASLVKRIAYHLIGRLPASVQADDLIQAGMIGLLEAARNYDASQGASFETYAGIRVRGAMLDEIRKGDWVPRSVHRKAREMAKAVREIEHKQGRDARDHEVAEAMELDLNAYYKVLQDVSGHRVLSFEDIGVDEDAMSSLVADKSTNPDQGLLVEDFKRCLAEGISGLPERERLVLTLYYDEELNLREIGAVIGVSESRVSQIHSQALIRLKARMANWLGKDCSNV
- a CDS encoding MinD/ParA family protein, producing MRQMHASGPVRVIAVTGGKGGVGKTNISINLGVTMARQGKNVLLLDADLGLANVDVLLGLHPRKNLSHVMSGECELEEIIVTAPGGLKIVPGASGMQAMADLSSVERGGLVNAFSELNTDLDVMLIDTAAGISESVLNFTRAAQEVIIVVCDEPASMTDAYAMIKTLRCEYGVNRFRVITNMVAGAAEGQALYKKLTAVTNRFLDVTLDFMGAIPYDEYLRKAIQKQKPLVEAYPRSKASMAFKNLAQKVDKWPVPTEAQGHLEFFWERLIGDQYAQGAQS
- the flhA gene encoding flagellar biosynthesis protein FlhA; protein product: MIANSQPNNIISIGSFNRSGVAAFIILVAMLAMIILPMPPLLLDLLFTFSISFSIVILLSSVYTKRPLDFTIFPTIILMATLLRLALNVASTRVVLLEGHTGTDAAGKVIQAFGDFVVGGNYIVGIVVFAILVIINFVVVTKGAGRISEVSARFTLDSMPGKQMAIDADLNAGMIDQDEAKERRETIVQEADFYGSMDGASKFVRGDAIAGILILFINLIGGLLIGTMQHGLDISDAAHNYTLLTIGDGLVAQIPALILSVAAAITVTRVSSAKESMGDQVINQLFESPKPLAITAAVLGIMGVIPGMPNVVFLLMAAVTGYGAHIVSQRAAQPKIAEEEIAETPAENETQEIGWQDVVPVDALGLEVGYRLIPLVDKNQGGQLLSRIRGIRKKLTQDLGFLIPPIHIRDNLDLTPNVYRISLLGVTLAESEIHPEMDLAINPGQVFGELKGIATKDPAFGLEAVWIETRQRDEAQTMGYTVVDASTVVATHITQLIQSHADELLGRDEVQQLLATLEQSAPKLVEELIPDVLPIGVVSRVLKNLLQEGVAIRDVRSIVETLAENGAKSQDPAVLTAMVRISLGRSIVQSISGISQELEVITLDPALEQILQNSLQGPDQSGVALEPGLADRMHQTLITMTQRQEAAGNAAVVLVSAAVRNLIARFVKHSIPNLKVLSYNEVPDSKQIKIVATVGANA
- the fliR gene encoding flagellar biosynthetic protein FliR, which translates into the protein MSFTDEEIMLWIGSFLWPLIRIGAMLSVAPLVSQRNISLRVRGALAILIAIAIGPMVHTETVVDPFGLDTWLVVTHQIIIGLAMGLILRIVFTTLETAGHLIGILTGLGFAQFIDPGSGVPTPAVGRLYTVIGSLLFLALNGHIIIILAVAKSFEIMPVSMRGLSTDSVWQMLEWTAIMFSGGVLIALPVVAGLLFVNIGFGVMTRSAPQFNIFSVGFAVTITLGFIIVLYSLPYASDQFIALLEQGFIQIDQFELSQDPV
- a CDS encoding response regulator produces the protein MDKNMKILVVDDFSTMRRIIKNLLRDLGFNNTAEADDGQTALPILQQGGIDFLVTDWNMPG
- the flhB gene encoding flagellar biosynthesis protein FlhB — translated: MAEEKAQERTEQATPKKLEDAAKKGQVARSRELITVAMLIGAAGTLLILGDNIAETMKSILAGGWNIPRAYAFDTVMMTETLYDQVQSGLLMLVPLFMVMVAVAILSAVSIGGISFSMQAVHFKAEKISLLQGIKRMFGVQALMELTKAVTKALLVSSVLVTTLWFNAGWIISLSNQGLVVGLGAAIDFVVWGFLFLSASLIIVSLIDVPFQIWNHAKQLKMTLQEVKDENKDTLGNPEIKNRLRQLQMETSNQRMMAAVPEADVIVTNPSHFAVALRYDQENMASPVVVAKGADLIALHIRKIGDAHNVARIEAPPLARALFYSTEIGQPIPNGLYMAVAQLLAYVYQLKQKPGNKKKMTQPDFPVPEEHQHD